ATGTGCTTGTTGCCTATGGACATGCTTTTGGAACATTAGCTACTGCTCTTCTTGCATTCCTCTTTGAAAGGTTAACCCTTCACTagcttttcctctttctcttttggtttatttatgtTTAATTAACTTCTTCGAGTCTGATCAGAAAGGAAagcagaaaacaaagaaaaaacttgTTGCACATGTTTTCTCATTGTATAATTGTATCAGAATGTTTTGATGAGAAGATGGACACGAGCATAGAATCACAAAAACTAGAGAGCACAAGCAAGCGCACATGCTTACTGCATGTGGCTTTTGCCTCTGCATGCCTTCAACTCATATGTTGCATAGGTTGTCTTGTCTCTAAAGATATATCTCATAAACTTACCACCCAAATGATTTCCCTTGGCTAGCAGCTCCATCCTTTAACATCAAAACTTACCACCCATTCTAACAATTCATGAAGCTATAAAAGGAATACTTATTCGCCCCCCTCCCCtcccaaataaaacaaaaaacgttCAATGACTTGGTGGTTGACTATCCATTGTGGTACTGTTTGGCCACCCTCGGTCGTTCTGCTAGAGTGGCCGACTATTCCAAGGAGTGGTCGATGACCCATGGGAAAGATGAATCAagacataatatatattatcacaTGGTGAACATATTGTCAATAccgtttaaaaattttaaataaagtaaTCATATCTTTTGGTTAAATGCTTAGAAATGAAAGCGGATactatttcttcaaaaaaaaaaaaaaacacatatttttcacctaaattgatatttatgCTTCCAAAAATCACATttggagattaaaaaaaaaaaaaaaaaaggtaagttTAACTCCGCTTTGCCtagaaatatattttattaatcaatgTTTTAGAATATATACCATGTCTAGCATCTAGATATATAGTCAAATCAATATGAACATTGAAGTTATGATTAATTTTTCCGATGAGTTGGGGGATTTTTATGCACAAAGCTGTGTTATATGCCAGAGATATTCCTataaccaaaaattaaaaaagaactaTATTAATATATTCATTTCTCTTGTAGTTTTGGgcaagaaaaagggaaagaaaaggaaaggaaggcGAGAGAAACGGTGGCTGGAGAGATTTGTGAATATGCATATGATCAGCtcttgtttctaatttttttttttttttttttcttttttgtttccttctcccttcccttccctttcCTTTTTGCCAATACAATGTGAATaaataatgaataatataaataaataaataaatttgggtgTGAGTTCATTTTTAGTTATAATCAACCTTTAGTATTCCTTTGCAGGAAgaatgagagcaaaattagCGTACCAATCCTACGAAATGTCTTCTTTTTGGGTCTGCTGgggtaagtatatatatatatgccatggCTGCtgttttgtaatattattaaataatttataagcatatatatagAACAAACTTTTTGGTTAAATGCTTATActtttttctcacttttgaaTTTAGAGCTGTGCTAGGGAGGACGCTGTATTATGCTGGACTGGAACAGACTTCACCAGCTTTTGCTTCTGCATTAAGCAACTTGATTCCATCAATGACCTTTATCTTAGCAGTATTATGCAGGTACCAGGATTCTTCTCCATCCTGGAATTCttaagtttttccttttttcttttttttataactacTATGTTGGAAATGCTATTAGGGATACAATATTCTAGCTATAACGATTCCGAAAGAAAAGTTAGCCATATCTGTTCtatcacatcaaaataattagtcaatttggagcttctaTATAATTCCTTATGAAATCAagtttcacttagtaactagggtgagacttagcactcatgattatttttataaactgtaCATTTTATGTAGGttacttctcatcttcccaatataggatCGGGGTATTACACAACTTGTTTATGAAATATTGCTCAATAAACCCAAAAGTTTCTTTGCTttatcttgttcttttttttacttttttctttttttttttttgtagggatAAACatgatgagaaatgctacatgaaATCTTAAATGTATATTAATTTCAGACGTAACAGTGAAAATTACGATTCTAACTCACTACCAAGTCACAGAGCGTGCAATTTTTCGACCCATGAACGAAAAATTTGAAGCCAGACTTTTACCCTTTGAATGATGACATGTCTTGTCTTGTTTATGCATTCAAATGATTCTTGATTGAGGCAACTAAAGTTCAGTAATTGGGATATTCAGGATggagaaactagagatttctAGGCTTAGTTCTCAAGCCAAGATATTGGGAACAGTTGTTGCCTTTGGTGGTGCAACACTCATGACCCTTTACAGGGGGATTCCCATTATTTCTCTGCATAATCGAAGCTCACATCAACATGCCACTTCCTCAAAACCATTCATAGACAGATTCAATAAAGGGGTCCCTCATGCTTCTCGTTGCATACCTTTCACTGTCAGCATTCTACATATTACAGGTGATTTATTAGACACTATATTCAGAAAATATCCAGACTGCTTATGTATATACAATCAACAAACAGAAATTAAATACCATTGACTCCCAAGGTTGCATGAATCCTCTCAATTGGTGAAAGAATATGAGTGTTTGACTCCGCTCGCTAATTAGTGATTATTAGTGACGACTTTTGGGTCGTCCCTGATAATGTGATTGTTAAAGACTTACTTtaatgaaactaatttttaaagtttaaaacgctttaaaaatagaataagAGAGTTATATAGATGTATCAGTTTACTTATCGGTAATAAAGATTTTTGTCTTGCTCACTCAAAAAGTAACAAGATTGATGACTATTGTAGACGGCTACAGTCAAGATGTATCCAGCACCAATAACTCTCACGTCATTGACGTGCTTATCGGGTGCTTTTCTCTCTAGTATCATGACAGCGATTTTGGATCATAAAGCTTCATCATGGAAATTATCATGGAACATTACCCTTCTTGCACCAATCTATAGTGTGAGCTTATGAATTCcacctttgttttttcttcctatttatATTGATTCATGAAATCCTAATTTTATGATTTTCTCTATAGGGAGTTATGATATTTGGAGTTACAATTTATGTTCAAACGTTGGCAATAAGGATAAAAGGACCAGTTTTCATGACAGCATTTCGACCGTTGTCCACAATAATTGTAGCTGTTATGGGATTACTGATTTTAGGAGATGCTTTATACTTGGGAAGGTAaatgtggattacttttgtcaAGCAAAAATGAGAAATGTACAAATATGGAATTaatatttcttataattttatgctttctttCCAGTGTTATTGGGGCGACATTGATATTTCTTAGTTTGTACGCAACTCTATGggggaaggaaaaagagaaggatGATAAGCTGTCGGAGGAAACCGTGTTAGAGGAAAGTATTGAAATCAAACAAGAAAAGTAAGAGTTTGATACATGtaaataataatttcttatatgttCAGGGAAATACAATTACTTAATTTTGACCCATTTGTATAAGAGCAATATATTATTAGGATCTATGGATAAAACGAtgcattttacatttattttatctaaGAGAGAAATTATGATATGATGATTTCCTACTATCTGAaagtaataattttaattacCCTTTTAAATATTGTAATTTTGGTCATATTTGCACAGCTATCCACCATTCAAAGTCCAGGGTTAGGATGGACTATGCATattgttttttgatttattttaatgcactaaaaaaaataaaaaaataaaaaagaaaaaaaaaactccaattaCTTTTGAATAGTATTACTATTCACGCGTCAATATTTATTCTTTAAATGTGACATTTCAATAGTTTTACTATTCATGCATGAAAAGTAAcgtttgaatagtgttactattcaTGCGTCAATATTCACATGTGAAAGGCGATGTTTGCATAGTGTCACTATTCACATGTGATATGCGACGTTTGAATAGCATTACTATTCACAGATCACTATTCACGTTTGAAATGTGTCGTTTGAACAGTATgttactgttcaaacgacactaagaacttgtttgggattgcgtttgagaaataaagcttttaagttaaaaagcgcttttggacaaaagcttcatttctaaacttttaccaaaaatgcattttagctatttttaggctttttggaccattaaacccacttttgattattttaccaaacgagtattttttttcttcaaacagactttttgaatattaaagcacttttagacccctctaatacaatcccaaacaagccctaagtaatttttgtaaaaattggCGCTCAAAATTTGCATTTATTACAATCACATGCacccaaaaacttcaaaatttctccctCCCTCACCcatatacataaaaaataattatttttgagaaaaaaaaatagaggggtGGTTGCCGGTATGGCCACCACCCTTGGGGGAGGGGTTGGCCAACAAGCTACCCCTAGAGGTTTTCAGGGGTGGCCATGCGCCACCCACAGATCTGCCCACAAGCCACCCTAGAGGTGGCCGGCGGGGGGGTGGCCTTTCGGATACGGCATTTTGCTACTTTATGGGTTATCCATAAATGTCACTACTTTATGGATAGTTGCATTTTGAAAAACGTCACTAAAATGCTGTGTTTTATGTTCAAACGTCACTATTCATAAATTAGTAATGTTTAAATAGTGTTACTATTAATGCTTTGAAAGGCGACGTTTCAATAGTTTACTATTCATGCATCACTATGCATGCGtgaatagtgttactattcaAATGGCGTCACTATTTATGCTTTGAAATGCAACATTTTCAATAGTATTATTATTCACGCATGAATTGCGACGTTTGAATAGTATTCCTATTCATGTGTAACTATTCACGTTTGAAAGGTGTCGTTTGAACAATGTATTACTATCCAAACAACACtaagtaattttgaaaaaatttgcaCGCAAAATTTGTATTTATAACAACCACACACActtaaaacttcaaaattttgcccTCTCTCACCCCCACACACacgtaaaaaatatatttttttgaaaaaaaaagaaaaagaaaaattagaggGGTGGCTACTAATCTTTAATATATAGACCAAGGTGTCctggttttcaatttttctctttttttttttttttcttttacaaagttgaatatatatatatatatatatatatatatatatatatatatgcttaaaaaaTAGACTTTGACCCCTTTAAATGAGTAAATATGACGATAATATGTCTATATTataataaacaatatatattgtttgtaaAGCCTAGAGGACTTTGTTTTCTCatgtatttataatttaaaatttacaaaCAACTATGATCTTATCCTgttacaaatattcaaaaaatacaatcaaaaggTTAAGAGATAACAAACTGATCAGATTATGAGATAAGATTATCTCTGCAATCTCTAACTTGATTTCAAACTCAATCTGATTTGGTGATCGTCTATACATGagagaataatttctatagAAATTTGATACAAATCAAGTCTTTTGTGCTCTCCATTAAGAGGATGACACATCAGTATGAAACAACAAAAGTGAGTATTGTGAAAATACCAAatttttatctttctcttttgatttcttttttatttcatggtttttttgactttttaattttctggATAATAGATAGATTAtcaatctttaatttttataaaagttattctcaatctttatatatatctctgtgtgtgtgtgatggCAAATTATTGAATATTGAAAAGCATAATTATGCTCTACCTTTTAGCCAAGTTCTTAGTATTGGTTCCATTAATTACCTAGCTAACATTTTATATGTATCACCACGAATTAATTAACAGTTTTTATTGAGATGAtatatgattaaaatttaagtatgtcGATGGTGTCTAAGCTTCTTTATAGTAAAAGAACCAGCACTATCTTACGTAGAAATCAGTCAGAATGTGAATTTTCTTAACTCatagatgttagaatatatgatatgattcCATATTAAGTTTATATTCTTTATAGGATAATTATCTTATAGAATATATTGATTGTAATTATATTTGATGGCATGCATGGtaattaaatcattttaattttactctacttgtctttttcttcatctaCTCAATTCTCCTATAGATATGAGTAATTTGTAATGTAAATATCATCAAGGAATACAAGCATAATGTAGCCCTATCAGACTTTTTCCTAGTCGTAAACGTAGGTGACTCATCTTTGACCTTGTTTGTTGGTCCATCTTATGATCTTATGTTGGcccaattatttgttttattgttgGTCCTATTGTTGAGATAGACCTATTTTCAGCTCATAGTTGGATCTATGGGCCCATTGTTAGGCCTATTATGGCCATTATAGGCCTAATGTTTTTGGCCCATCATCAGCCACCATTATTATGATTTGAATATATTCACAAAAATAACTCAAATGAATACACATCGAATAAGGCCAAAATATTAGTGGTtaagtgatttaaaaataatataaatgaagaaattatGAGGAGACACTGCTCCATTAATATTGATAGGGCTTTGCTTATTTCCATACGTAATagtaaaattatttcaaaatcaaacaatcactacaaaaaaaacacaaaacaatgaCTCTTGGAAGATGacgttttaagcccaaaaatcaTCACTATTGATGTAGTGACATTTGGCAAAAGACTCTAAACATAGtaactaaatttaaatttggagACGTTTGCGTAGTAAAAACGTCACTACAATGTGACATTTAGGGCCACACGACACCTTTTGGAAGGTGACACTTGAATAGTGTGCATCACCTTCCAGGAGGGGTGAGCCATCCCCAGCTCATGGGGGTGGCTAAGGCCACCACTCGTTGGCCACCTCTGGGGTGGCTCGTGGGCCACCTAGCCCAGATTTGCCCTAGGTGGCCTTTTGGGCCACCTGCACCTTACGGGTGTCCCGTGAGCCACCCTAGACGTGGTCGGCCCCCTTGAGGTGGTTGGTGGTGGCNNNNNNNNNNNNNNNNNNNNNNNNNNNNNNNNNNNNNNNNNNNNNNNNNNNNNNNNNNNNNNNNNNNNNNNNNNNNNNNNNNNNNNNNNNNNNNNNNNNNttgttgatctcaaatcattcttattttctgtgattatgagaatgatggttatacaatgggtttaattgacatatgattaataggatttgataggccatgcctatggaagacggattgtactacaccttagtttagtgtaatttaggtagacaatccgtgccaaccgaagatgggttacacttattcattgattgtatgtatcctcttaaagaatttgataatttatacctagggaagacgggtcgtaccgcatcttagtggttaggtggacgatccgtgccaaccgaagataaaTTATggttaaacccattgtataaccatcatcctcataatcacagaaaacaagaatgatttgagatcaataaaaataagatactttctaagacaagagaagaatttcacaaatattgattttggaatttaagaacaattgcatttaataattaagaacataatcaaaaggtagcaattctcatagttatacaatcaacatgcataaattgaaatctagaaattaaatacaatcaaaccattgtgcttggatagggttacatcaacaccccacgaaggggtttagccgctcatgatcttctatgctccaaagacaaatttctgatttctagctctaggaagcggtgtgtgtgtttacaatgtttagagtcctatttatagggattatgataaccctaaaaaccctaaaaaccctgagaaaaccggagagcagtgtcccagtccaattgggagactgaaatccaagtccatgctggagaggaattcttgccgtgcactgtacgctcgtgtgcgctcgagcccagtgcgctcgagcctagctagtgtgcgcacgagcgcaagTATGCGCTCGATACTTGGTCGCAAACGCTCGAGGGcaggtgtgctcgatcccaaGGGTACTACGATCGATCCTAGCTCCAGAATGCTCAatttgttgtccttttaagcccaatttccaatggtttgtcaaataagacctaaaacacaaaaacaaaataaaattaaacaaataacaacgctaaggaattaacatatgcaaattaaggggcttgaatgtgcaacattcggggCTTATcagacacctttagggtcgaaaagtcgacgctgttgtcaacagcttccactttaggacttttaagGGCGGCTTTGACCtattttcttgtagtgatacCATCACACTGACTTCGTTGGGGATGCTTCCGACTGATATGGGTAAGATGATTGATCCTATTTGGTATATCTATAAATGTGTGACTCTCCATTAGTGACAACTTTAATGGTAAGATAAGCTGAAAACTCTATCTGTCACTCTCCATACGAACATAAGGGTTGTAAGATTCAACAAAATTCACAAAGGTTGAATTTTGGTTCTTCGATTAAATCACTTCAGCAACTATGGTCGAAAGTAAGTGTTTTGTGGTTCTTTTATGTTCATATGTTAATTTTCTACCaaattgttcttttcaattACAATAGAATGGCCAATGCCTACTTtaatgaaactaatttttaaagtttaataaatttttaaaatagcttaataaaaccatacaggTTAAAGCATAAATTTGGGTTGAAAATAGACTTGCGCAAAATTgaataagagcatgtttgagaaatagagcttttaaattaaaaagtgttttttcgacaaaagctttatttttaagcttttaccaaaagtgcattttggccaatttttggctttttttctACTACCCAGAAAAAATGAATACTTTCCACCCGGGTTCAGGTTTTGCGGGACGGGATGAACAGGGCGAGTATTGGGGGTTGTACAGGGTAGGTCAGATTTTGTCATGGAACTCCATGAATGAACCTGGAGAGGTCTTTGAGGACCCTAGAGGCGAGCAACAAAGTAGAACTTCCTTGGGATTTCGTCATGGAACTCTACTGTCAATCTCAATTGGGAACAACGATGAACCAAATTCGATCAATAGAGGAGATCACCTTCAACCTCAAAGCTTCGACAACTTTCACCATTAAATCTGAACATATACCAGTTGTAGAAAAGGTCTTGATCAAGATCTAAAGCTCAGTCTGCTAGCTCAAGTTGCAAGTCAAATAGTGGAGATCCAGTGACAAACAAAAAGAGGNNNNNNNNNNNNNNNNNNNNNNNNNNNNNNNNNNNNNNNNNNNNNNNNNNNNNNNNNNNNNNNNNNNNNNNNNNNNNNNNNNNNNNNNNNNNNNNNNNNNCCATGCTAGAGAGGAATTCTTGCCGTGCATTGTACGCTCGGGTGCACTTGATCCAAGATTTGGtgtgctcgagcctagctggtgtgcgcgcgagcgcaggtatgcgctcgatccttggtcgcagacgctcgagcgtaggtgtgctcgatcccaagggtactacgatcgatcctaactttggcatgctctccggttttctcagggtttttagggtttttagggttctcataatccctataaatagggctctaaacattgtaaacacacacaccgcttcctagagctagaaaatagaaatttgtctttggagcttagaagatgatgagcggctaaaccccttcgtggggtgttgatgtaaccctatccaagcacaatggtttgattgtatttaatttctagatttcaATTTAtacatgttgattgtataactatgagaattgctaccttttgattatgttcttaattattaaatgcaattgttcttaaattccaaaatcaatatttgtaaaattattctcttgtcttagaaagtattttacttttattaatctcaaatcattcttgttttttgtgattatgaggatgatggttatacaatgggtttaattgacatatgatcaataagatttgataggccatgcctagggaagacggattgtactacaccctagtttagtgtaatttaggtagacagtccgtgccaaccaaagatgagttacacttattcattgattgtatgtatcctgttaaagaatttgataatttatacctaggaaagacgggtcgtaccgcattttagtggttaggtggacgatctgtgccaaccgaagatagattatgcttattctttaataaggtaatttcttgtttatttataacatgcatagaatgaatttctgggattaattatgattagccattgttgtgcggataaaggtgaagtcaataccctacactctctctcttattttaaatctcttttattttcatgcgctttagttttaaagaaaatcaaatcaattctctttttaattaagttaattttgatatttcgaattttgataataaaacccctgtagtccttgaggttcgacaccctcaatatagccttatcctacaaagattcatcCTATTACgagtagttatttttattattgatatttttggtcacaaaaataccacattagtgtcgacgctaatagtccgaccctaatgatcaaatgtgcgattatcagcgtccacttaaagtcgaccctaatgatcacttttagcgtccactttatcgaccctaaaagtcgcaatgttttgaccctaaagatgatgtaaacgaaagccatagtcgacgctaatagtcaaccattagcgtccactaaagtggacgctgatagttaactattagcgtccacaaagtggaccctaatggtcctagaaaaaaaaaaaaaattatcagcgtccaaaccaaagtggacgctgataattaaccattagcgtccacaaagtggaccctaatggtcctaaaaatttttttttaaaaaaaaaactatcagcgtccacttagagtcgaccctaatgatcacttttagcgtccactttatcgactcTAAAAGGCGCAAtattttgaccctaaagatgatatAAACGAAAGAATCAGTTgacgctgatagtcaaccattagcgtccactaaaagtgggcGCTGATAGATAACCATTAGCatctttgtggacgctaatggtccaaaaaaaattaaaatatttttttgactatcagcgtccaaaccaaagtggaccctaatggttaatggtcctaaaaaatcaaataaaataaaataaaataaaaatctgcgatcgattgtacgcgattgtgcgatcgatcgcagcatcagtaggttttggACATTTTGCAAGCGATCGCATTTGaagtgtgatcgatcacagcATTAGtaggttttctaatgatttccTGTTCAAGTGAAGAACCACTTGGTTTTGTTCACTgcaaataacatcaaaagtaGTCAACTGACCATATCTAGTCTTAGCAAAAGAGTCACTAATAGAGCTTAGATCTTGAAGGCTTAAGAACATAGCATAATTGTAACTCTGAGAAATGACAACTAAAAGGCCAAACTGCAGTCCATTCTTATCCATGCAACACATATCAActgatgttaaaaattagactttcagtcagctcattatttatcaacccacTTAGCTTGTCTCAAGTGTCATGGAGAGATCAAGACCacatgaaattagtcaaaatacaaccaccaacctcttgttgaatgtggacaccgaaatctccaaatacaatgttcccagacgcatctttagcattagttttctgaagaaaattCTGCATCAGAAAACAACGAcatactgaattttactcttcatcttggggaaaaatataaggaagaagttataagatctatgcaatgcaatgaaatgaacacagGCAGTTTTTCAAAGTATTTCATGAGGCCAAAAAAGAACTGCACAATTTAAATCACTtgatcaattaatagtattcaaTCCACAAGCGAAAATATGAATTACTTACGTAACTCACCTGCCCTGCTCCCTCTGCGACACATATAACAGCCGAACCCTTTGTCTCAATCAGGTATTtcagatgactcaaaacaccatgaggcccgtgcaaattaaaagatacctTAGATGTGAATATGAGTAGAATCAGTAACAGCTCACAAAGATAATtatccaattaattgctagtaataagtACCTCAGGAATCAAACATATGTTAATTTGTCTACTAGCTAGGGATGCATGCATAGCTATATAGCCACTGCTACGGCCCATCAATTTCACAATGCCAACACCATGATAAGCACTGTGTGCCTAATAACAAgattaaggcaaaaaaaaaaaaagttcactatgaagaaaccaacactgaaagaattcagcaggaaaacttatccggagaaacataactccatgcatgggcaagtaaaatgcacgtagagtacttctataagaaacattgcatttatgtttaagtacacaacaacattgtttgatgaatcaattaatgtatgaaataatcaaactaatctaaatgcccacaagaaacgtaactcaaaatgactaacctcatcaaaatcatacaaaatatgtgagaactgccccattaaccaaacccgccaagggagaaaactattaaatatatgttttacaatccatGGGTAGCAAAATTccagaacccaaaataaagtacttatctgcatcctcttccttgccaattcatcctcataagcaatttgagtaatctaccacaatgaaccaatatataatatcaaagacaatgagaataaaacccaacatgatagagaaagagatactaaaaatgtgtttcttcatgaaatatattaaagcgagaacctgcttgggtggtttaactttcttgtactcttgtcatcctgcatacacttaaaaataaaatttagaaagatattattactcccttgcattgtttactcaaagttctttaaccttgataaccatgtcaagggagatttactaactcaaaagttcttgaaccaaaaattttgcgaatatcttaacataatataaaccaaataaaaagtaccaacaaatatacattaccaaacagatcacgatcaacaaatagtcaaatacacattagcaaatagaaagtaccaacaactatccaaatacatagtatcaaaaaatatatcccaaatagatgctatcaaaaagtacatcctaaataaatggttattccaaagctccctcaattgttggcttcacttgatgcacctccaagcaagctccctccagacctaagaagaataaaatttcatataatgatcaataagctttttaacgattacttagtatgtgtgtttttgtaaaattaatgcataggtagagtttcactaaccctccaatacgtgacattaagaactcaacagtggctttcaatttgttcgtttcctcaacgttggcttgcaaattctccctatactgatgaagttcgattctagtctgttgaagctcgctttgag
This window of the Corylus avellana chromosome ca5, CavTom2PMs-1.0 genome carries:
- the LOC132180391 gene encoding ATP-dependent 6-phosphofructokinase 5, chloroplastic-like, coding for MGRSSGYIAMHASLASRQINICLIPEVSFNLHGPHGVLSHLKYLIETKGSAVICVAEGAGQNFLQKTNAKDASGNIVFGDFGVHIQQEVGGCILTNFMWS